The following proteins are encoded in a genomic region of Brachypodium distachyon strain Bd21 chromosome 1, Brachypodium_distachyon_v3.0, whole genome shotgun sequence:
- the LOC100838666 gene encoding fatty-acid-binding protein 1: MVSLRFTAATFPHLPPPPPPHRTAIAAAIAAAAAAAAAASFTLTAKSAGRPLPHPAHSAPLWASLSLSDGGVPGNVEPRTGAAFPAEAAGGRRLLGVGLRKTTILGLKSIDVYAFGVYADDNDLRQLREKYEKLPVSELKQNAELINDALERDIRMTIRLQIVYGRLSIGSVRSAFEKSVGSRLQKFGGSDTKELLQSFVSLFKDEYKLPKGSVIELSRESNHVLKISIEGEEVGSIQNKLLCQSILDLYIGDDPFDRSAKDNIQGNLASILKA; this comes from the exons gcaattgccgccgcagccgcagccgcagccgcagccagCTTCACCCTCACTGCCAAatccgccggccggccgctcCCGCACCCGGCGCACTCCGCACCCCTTTGGGCTTCCCTCTCGCTTTCCGATGGCGGCGTCCCCGGCAACGTCGAGCCCCGCACCGGCGCCGCATTCCCCGCCGAGGCagccggcgggcgccgcctcctcggcgtCGGCCTCCGCAAGACTACCATCCTCGGCCTCAAGTCCATCGACGTCTACGCGTTCG GGGTGTATGCGGATGACAACGACCTGAGGCAGCTGAGGGAGAAGTACGAAAAGCTCCCAGTCTCTGAACTGAAGCAAAATGCTGAGCTGATCAACGATGCGCTAGAGCGCGACATACGCATGACCATTAGGCTTCAGATAGTTTACGGGAGGCTGAGCATTGGCTCGGTTCGAAGCGCTTTTGAGAAGAGCGTGGGAAGCAGGCTTCAGAAGTTTGGTGGATCAGACACCAAAGAGTTGCTTCAGAG CTTTGTTTCACTTTTCAAGGATGAATACAAATTACCAAAAGGGTCTGTAATTGAGCTTTCAAGGGAATCAAACCATGTTCTTAAAATAAGCA TCGAAGGAGAAGAAGTGGGGAGTATCCAGAACAAGCTGTTGTGCCAATCTATTCTAGATCTTTACATTGGAGATGACCCATTCGACAGAAGTGCAAAAGACAACATCCAAGGGAATTTAGCTAGCATCCTTAAAGCTTAG